CCATTTTCCTGTCCAAAGTGTCATTCTAAATGTCTAGTACTCTTCTGAAGTCACCAAATAATTTTCACCATGATAGAATAGAAGCCATTGGGTGTCAAGTCTTTATACTCTGCTAGTTATGTTGAACTACTAGATAGTTCTTCAAATGATACACAAACCGCCCCCACCCCAAAACCCAGCATCTTTGTTTCTGAGATTGGAAGAAGATGAGAGATAATTCAATTTAAGAAAACCATCTTGTACAGCTTCAGAGGATACTATTGACACTCTAGTTTATGTAAATGACACCTGCTAGACTTGGTCTGTTTACAGTCCATAGTACCACTTATACTTCCTCAGATGACCCAGACACAAGATACAAACTGGTCAGGCTGCAGATGTCAGAGCTGCAAGGCTGGTGTCCTTAATTGTGTGGGGTGTGACTTCTTGACATTGGTTACATCTGGACAGAAGAAATTTAGgccttgctattaaaaaaaaaagtctctgtttTAATACTGACAAATTGCACTAGTattcccaaagaaataaagaagtatCAATAGGCCAGGTAtgaatttatttacctattttaacAGCACATTTTAGATAACGTTAAGTAAATGTTCTCTGTGAGCAACATTTGCATCAGCAGTTTAGTTTTTAATTTACCATAGTGGTAGCTgataagaaaagggaaaagccTTCATGTTTAGCATGAAGCACATTCTGAAAGCTTAGAATTTGAGCGTCTGTGGCTACAGttcacatgttcttttttttttttttttcagttcacatGTTCTGATAGTGATGTCAATACCCTTAATACTTTGAGAGTGAAGAGAACACATACTGGATCATATAGGTGTCTTCTACCTACATCCAGGTACCCTGGTTTGAAAGGTATGCAGACAGAAACATCTTTAACACCCTCAGGGAAAGTCATGGgcacaaattttcattctttacaGAATAAATGCcattaagaaatatgaaaatgtgaagagcttccctagcggtccagtggttaagaatccacctgctaatgtatggcacacaggctcaacTTCTCATTgaaaagatcctgtatgccgtGAGGCATCtaagcccaagagctgcaactactgaagcccaagcaccctagagcctgtgctctgcaacaagagaagccaccacaatgagaagcccacacactgcaactagagagtagcccccacctgctgcaacttgagaaagccagtgcatagcaatgaagactccagcagagacaaaaaataatttttttaaaaagaaagaaaatgtgaacaCTTTATCTAGCATATTTCAAGTCTATGAAGTCACTCTAGACATCATGTAACAAGTCTTTCTTGATTATGTTTCCATATTTAGTGGGAAGAAATGGAGATAATTATTGAAATGTAGCAGAAACCCATTATTaggtatataataaatatttggtgattgACTAATGGTAGAATTAAAAGACTTCTAAGCTAgcaaacaaatatattttctcataaacTAATTTTTAGATACTATTTTAACAAAATAGAGGAAACTTCTGtattcctcaaatattttcttagtggGTACCACAGGGATTACAATTAACATTCTAAATATATAACAATCTAATTTGAATCAAAACCAAATTAGTTTCAACAACACACAAAACCTATGCTTTCATATTGTTCCTTTTCCCCATTATGATGGTACTATAAATTGCATCTTTACGCAGATGTGTCCATTaacatattatttataattaccGTTAAATGTACTGTCTTTTAAATCACGTATGAAATAAAACAGGAGTTAGACACCCAAAATACGAGAACACTGGCTATTCATCTATGTAATTACCTTTACTGGAATTATTTCTTTACATGGCTTTAAGTACTGTCCAGCATCCTTTCATTTCAGCCTGAAGGATTTCTTACAGGGCAGATCTACCATTAAtgacatccgttggatcatcgaaaaagcaacagagttccagaaaaacatctacttctgcattactgactacactgaagcctttgactatgtggatcacaacaaaagatggaaaattcttttttttttggggggggggctctttTCAGTTTATTGCATGAAGGAGTTACACTAGTTCAAGTTAAAAGCAGACCCCAAATGGTTACATTATACAAACTGTGAGGTTTTTAAACTTGTGACAAGGGACAGAAGGGAAATTCTACTCATTGCAAGGAAATCCTCACTTAAGCTTCAGTGAGCCAAAAGCACTTAAAACCCATGAACCTTCAGCTGGTCATCCTTAGCCACTCCAATCTCTACCAGGAACTGGCATATGTTCTTGCACTGGTCACCCTGTAGCTGAATTACTTCTCCATATTCTGGATGCTCAATTACAGTACCACTGCAGGCAAATTTCTTCTTAAACGCCTTCACTAGTTTCTTTTTATCGTAATCATCAGCGATCCCTTGGACAGTAGTAAGGGTCTTCCTGCCGTTTCTCTGTTGAATTCTTATATGGATATAATCCTCAGTGCCAGCAGGAAGCAGATCATCACCCTTACTTGCATCAGCAAAGGGGTCAAAAGAGTGGAGGTTCTGGATAGCGGACATACGATATGATTCCTTTTCCTTGGTGGAAACGGCCTGCGGAAGGCGGTGGCGGGAGAAGGCGGGCAGGGGGGATGGAGCATCTGGAAGCGAGCAGGCTCAAGGGGGAGGCTGCTGAGTCCTCGGCGGCGGATCAGGGACTGGGGccggaaaattcttaaggagatggaattaccagaccatctgacctgcctcttgagaaatttgtatgcaggtcaggaagcaacagttagaactggacaatgaacaacagactggttccaaatcaggaaaggagtacgtcaaggctgtatattgtcaccctgcttatttaacttacatgcagagtacatcatgagaaatgccgggctggatgaagtacaagctggaatcaagactgccaggagaaatatcaataacctcagatatgcagatgacaccacacttaggcagaaagtgaagaggaactaaagagcctcttgatgaaagtgaaagagaagagtgaaaaagttggcttaaaactccacattcagaaaactaagatcatggcatccggtcccattgcttcatggcaaatagatggggaaacaatggaaacagtgatagtctttattttggggggctccaaaatcactgcagatggtgactgcagccatgaaatcaaaagacgcttgctccttggaaggaaagttatgaccaatctagacagcatattaaaaagcagagacattacattgccaacaaaggcctatctactcaaagctatggtttttccagtagacatgtatggatgtgagagttggacaataaagaaagctgagcgctgaagaattgatgcttttgaactgtgatgttgaagaagactcttgagagtcccttggactgcaaggagatccaaccagtcaatactaaaggaaataagtcctgaatattcattggaaggactggtgctaaagttcaaactccagtactttggccacctgatgcaaagactcactggaaaagaccctgatgctgggaaagattgaaggcgggaagagaaggggacgacagaggtagAGATGGTTAgctggcatcacccactcgatggacatgagtttgagtaagctccaggagttggtgatggacagggaagcctggtgtgcggcagtccatggggtcacaaaaaaagagtcggacacgattgagcaaatgaactgactgactgaccagtAATAAACTCCTTTAGCTTTTGTTAACTGGAAatatcttaatttctccttcatttttgatGTACTATTTTAACAGATATAAAACTCCAGTATATATAAGCCCTTGTTTTCAGATGGTGAA
The genomic region above belongs to Cervus canadensis isolate Bull #8, Minnesota chromosome 8, ASM1932006v1, whole genome shotgun sequence and contains:
- the LOC122446379 gene encoding eukaryotic translation initiation factor 1-like, whose product is MSAIQNLHSFDPFADASKGDDLLPAGTEDYIHIRIQQRNGRKTLTTVQGIADDYDKKKLVKAFKKKFACSGTVIEHPEYGEVIQLQGDQCKNICQFLVEIGVAKDDQLKVHGF